GATAGGCTGTACGAGGTGAGCAGGATAGGTATTCCAGAGCAGGGGAGAGTGTGTTCGCGGCCCGTTGATAATATAACTGGTTCCTGGTCAGGCCCTATGGCGGCAGGCAGCTCTTCAATCCCGCAGTCATTATGTCCCTGCTTCGGGGGGTGTCGGGCAGTGAGATGTAGTGGCTGCTGGTGCTGCAGTGGTAAGGTCTAAAGCCAGTCGGTACCATTTACAGTTAAGCGCGTCTTAGTGGCGGCGGAAGATTTGGTCTGTCCGTGTCCGGACGTTCAATCCGTGTTGGTCTAACACTAAAGGGGCACCTGTAAGGTGGGTGATATGTGCGATGGGCCCAAGAGATCTCATGCAGGGCATCAGTTGGGAGCGGGCGCTGGGTTTCAGTCCTGGTTTCTGAGGCGGGAAAATAGGCCTCGCGCAGGGAGCTCGGTCGCCGAGTGAGATATGTGAGACGGATCCGGGTTTCTCAGATAACAAGGGGTCCCTGGGGCCACAAACGACTCAGTTGGAAGACAAATATAGTGGAGATACCATAATTATTTGAGGTTTTAGAGGCTGAGAGACCAGAGTTCATGCAAGGCACATCCAGCTAGCATCGAGTCtaagccacgccccccccccccccccagagtcttcctttttttttatcctctctcccctcttcccctttcccttctccACTTTCACCACTCCCTTATCCTCTCTCCAATTGCTCCTCTCCATTTGGCACTCGAAATCTGCTCACATCACAAAAGTGATACCAGCAGGGATTTGCCCCAGTGTGGGGAACTGATGTGTCCCAATATCTCCCCTGCCTGTCAGCACAGGAAAATGCCAGCTGCTCATGCATCTAAGTCACACAGAATCTAACAATGTTGCCAGTAGGGGAGACCAAAGTAATGTCACCTGGttgaaagtgaataaaataaacaaataaaaatgaactaaATAAGCAATATCATTGTTATGCTCTATAAATCCATCATACCTTACATAATCTAAGCATATTAGTTATATTTATACTCAGTAGAAATAGATGATTGTTTTTGGGGGGTGTAACATTCTACATTAACTGGGTCAAAGTAACTATGGTAAGAATCatgaaaaagtttattttttgttaatattaaaAGTTTTTGTCCACATAgagcactaaggggcatattcaattctcggcgggatcgccgaaaatgccgcgctcaaaaaatattaccgttaatacagtaatatctcGCTGCCccctgctccctgagctgcgagctgaaatccagcaagtaaattaccgtattagcgGTTTTTacgtgcaggattaccgtattaacggtaatattttttgagcgcaggattttcggcgatgcCGCCGAGTATTGAATGTGCCCcttaaaatgttatttcaatGTGTTACCAAAAGAAAGAACTAtctgttcttaaaaaaaattatttgaaattacTAGGGCACACAAATCAAGTAAACATTATTCTCAGTTTAACCAGCACATAGCAAAACTGTGTTAAAACATTATTCCTTCCATGCTTGCAGCAGGCCAGCACCAGCATCTCCCGTTAATGAGAGGCAACTTCTCTTTCTCCTTCTACACAATGCTTGTCAGAAGCTGGACTGGTATATACTACTAAGAAGGGTCAAAGTGTATTAGAATTATTCAAGATGAGCTGACACTTGTTAATGAATGGGGAGAGGACTTTAGAGTTTTATAAAACTTGATATCCTCTTTATCTTTTTAGGAAATAAGTTGAGCAATCTTCATCCTCACATCTCTGAACACTTGTTGGACTTGCTTATTCCGCAGGCTGTATATGAATGGATTAAGTACTGGTGTGATGACACTGTTAAGAAGTGCAACAGTTTTGTTAAAGTTAGGGGAAGAACTTCCAACTGGGCGTACATATATAAAGATGGCACTGCCATAGGTTAATGAGACCACAGTGAAGTGGGACGTGCAAGTGGAAAAAGCTTTGATTTTTCCACTGGTAGAGGGTATCATAAGTATGGTGAAGAGAATATTGCAATAGGAAATGAAGGAGACGATGAAAGAGCCCAAAATTACAGCTGAGgccaaaatggaaaaaaacataacaaactgTCTTACACCAGAGCAACTGATCAGCACCAAAGCTGAAGTATCACAGAAGAAATGGTTGATTTCAAATGGACCACAGAAATGAAAATCAAAGATTAACATAGTTGGATAGGTGAAAGTAATAAATCCAAATATCCAACATATTAGAACCAACCAAAGACAGACCCTGTTGGTGAATATTGAATGGTACCTCAATGGATTACAGACTGCTACATAGCGATCCACTGACATAACAGCTAAAAGATAAAACTCTATAGTTCCAAAGgaatcataaaaataaagctgcagaATGCAACCATATAAAGAGATTGCTCTGTTGTTGTAAGCCAGTATAGTGAGCAGTTTGGGGACTGTAGATGATATAAACCAAATATCCAAGAAAGCCAGGCTGCTCAGAAAGAAATACATGGGAATATGGAGACGTTTGTCCAGCCAGGTGGCTATAATGATTGAGAGGTTCCCAGTTAGAGATAGAAAATAAAGTACAATGAATAGTAGAAAGACACAGGACTGTGCCCAAATACCAAGTGTGAATCCAacaaacataaatttaatttGACTGAGCTGAGTCATTTCTGCTGAGATATTTGGTGCTTGGGGTGACATTTGGAGGATTACTGTctacaaaattaaatatattgttactaaaatgaatgtatatacaacgacaatatatatatatataaatgatggtaCTAGCTTCCTAAAGGCAGTATAGAATAATGCAAAATCAAAcaatttaacataaaaataaagactTCAGTCCATGGGGCATATTGAATTAGGTCCGAAGATCACTTAAAGTGAGAATACAGTACCGCAACATTGCCGATTTCCCTTCGTAACATTATGGGTGCGCACGGAAAACTGCAATAAGTGGTAACGTGTTGTCAGTGGAAGCGCGTATCCGCGATCTttagacttaattgaaaatgcccCTATGTGTTATTTAGAAACCCCAAAGCATTTAAGATAGGAGAAAAAATGAATAATGTTGCTTTAGTAATATACAAATTATAGGTTTCTTGAGGTTGAGCAGGTACCCGGACGTTACTCTTATACCCATTGCCATTATTCTGGCTTCCGTAGGCAGCATGTTCTTGGTGCAATGCACTTGATTGTCTGAAAATTTACATGTTTTTTCACACAGTTCATAAagtatatttacattaaaatatattgccATTGCTTCATATGGggggatcatatagcccactaagtactttttacttttgcattctagctggaccaatatgcaatatttacctctctgtctgtatgtattaccgagtattgatttattactgtttattcccaattgtaaagcactacggaatttgctgatactatatatattaatgtggttGTTGATTTAGGAAATCATAATATATTTAATCTAACTAAACAGGTTTTGGTAACTTAATTTTGCAGAGCTATATATGTGGAGgatttataaatatgtaaaataaaaacaaattgaggCTAATTACATTCTGATAGTAGGACTGCAAAGGCTTAAATGAGTTTGTCTGTCCCTTGATATTGATGGTGTCATCCAAAGTTGAAATGTGCATTCATTTCTTAAGTTTGGGTACACCAATTCATTTTGCTTAGATGGATAGCCACCACCgactgcagaatcagaccaatcAAATTAAAAGGAACCAATAAAAAGGAAACAGTCACCATCACAGGACTAAGTAAtaaaacccaggacttgaatcagccgcatctgcattggcacactgtcgacactcccttactgtacattgcctagatTCATCTACCCCTTCCCATCCCATTCCATCCTTCAACTTATAGGCCATTGTAAGCgtaatttgcgttcagacatgaacttactgtcacaatctgcctcaggTTGTAGTTCTGTATCTGTATGCCTTCATTGATCCTGCCTGCAAAGGGTTAAGCCTTCATCAGTACTCCTGGATtctaatcacctgtgtctggcgtttaagagactgcctttcccgtcaatctgagccagttcatcaattACCATTGCTGCTGGCTTCTCTGAGTACTCCTCTGATTCATGCCTGTTGGAACTCTTggtatttgtcacgggcactaggagtcttgcccaggatttcaccagatgactgggcttaccagagtagtgaagttcttacaacggtcctctggtagcggggtgactagcggaacagatatcacagcagatggagagagaatgccaatagataataggaaagtcagtgacttgcagcaatctttgttcaatgaatcagcgactagctgatatagtggaaaggcagatttgaacatggagatcaggatggacgtgagtagatgcagggaggtagcagggaagtcagtggtctgcgtacagcaagttgtaccactgcttatggtgaagggacttgtccaggtgcaggaaggtagcggggaagtcagtggtctgcgtatagcaagttgtaccactgcttatggtgagaagacttgtccaggtgcaggtaggtagcggggaag
The Mixophyes fleayi isolate aMixFle1 chromosome 1, aMixFle1.hap1, whole genome shotgun sequence DNA segment above includes these coding regions:
- the LOC142151469 gene encoding olfactory receptor 6E1-like, translating into MTQLSQIKFMFVGFTLGIWAQSCVFLLFIVLYFLSLTGNLSIIIATWLDKRLHIPMYFFLSSLAFLDIWFISSTVPKLLTILAYNNRAISLYGCILQLYFYDSFGTIEFYLLAVMSVDRYVAVCNPLRYHSIFTNRVCLWLVLICWIFGFITFTYPTMLIFDFHFCGPFEINHFFCDTSALVLISCSGVRQFVMFFSILASAVILGSFIVSFISYCNILFTILMIPSTSGKIKAFSTCTSHFTVVSLTYGSAIFIYVRPVGSSSPNFNKTVALLNSVITPVLNPFIYSLRNKQVQQVFRDVRMKIAQLIS